DNA from Deltaproteobacteria bacterium:
CGTCTTGGCAGGTAGTGCCACACTTGGCCTCGCTAGCACCAACGGCCTCCGCAACGTCTTCCTGAACGGTATCGATATCTCTAGTGCCAAAAGCCAGGACTTAAAACATGTGGATGTCCGCATCAGTGATACGGGTGATATTTTTCTCGTTGCCCCTCATTATCAGGTCAATGAAGAGGACAGCTTCGTTCCTCTGAGCCGCTACGTCCAAGGTCTCAATCAGCCCGTGCATCAACCAGCGCAGAAAATCAGCGGTGCCGTGCCGGCTAAGCCTGGACCAGCAATGGCGACTCCTGTTCCCATTGGTGAAGCCGTACCGTCAGGCGAAGTCCCGGCGGGTCTGCCTACTGCCGCTGACGCGGCGCAACCGGCTGCCGATGGCTTAGAGCCCAAGGCTGGAGAGCCCGCGCCGAAAGCGGCGGGTGAAGGGGCTGTGCCACCGCTACCGGCAACGCCTGACACGGCGGCAGCAGCCGCTGACAAGGGCGCAAACGGTCAGACCGCTCCTACGGCCAAGTAAGGCGCTGTGGACAGGGGCTGCCGGTAGGGGTAAAGCTTAGAGTCTATGGATGACACCCAAAAGCGATACACCCAAGTGCTCGGTGCGGTAGCCGATGCCGTTAGGGCCGCCGGTTCAACGGCAAAGCCCGTGCGTTTGATCGCCGTGAGTAAGATGCACGGTGCCGCGGCTGTCCGTGACCTATATGCCTTGGGGCAGCGTCAATTTGGTGAGAATTATGTGCAGGAGCTTGTGTCTAAAGCGCACGAGCTCAACGACTTGGCTGACCTGCGCTGGATTTTCATCGGGCGCCTGCAAACTAACAAGATGGCACAGCTGGTCAAGGTGGCTGCGGAGATTCAGTCCGTAGGTAACGAGCGCCACGCCCGCCTATTGGCCAAGGCTGCTCGCGAACACGCTCCCAGGCTGCCAATCGCCGTCCACATTCTGGTCAACGCCGGTGATGAGAGCAGTAAGGACGGGGCTAACAGTGAGGAGGCGCTGCGTCTTGCCTCGATCATCGCGACGGAGTTGCCGGAGCTAGATTTGCGCGGCATCATGGCGATCCCACCGCCCCTGCCACCGGACGCACCAGAGGCTCCACCAGAGATTTATCGCGACCTCAGGCGCCTAGCGGATCAGATTGGCGCTCGTGAACTCTCCTTAGGCATGACGGCCGATTTGCGCCAGGCCGTTAGTGCTGGGAGTGACTGCGTCCGTATCGGCACGGCCCTGTTCGGTCCGCGTCGCAAGGGTGCCTAGTCGTTTTTTTTGGCCAGATGGGTAGACCTTTAGGATCGTTCAGCTATGATCGTACCGAATGATCCATGCTCGCCAATGTGAGCAAAATTTTTTGAGCACTAACAAAAGGAAACGCGCATGTTCGGTCCCATTGCCGACGCGATAGCGAGAATTTTAGATGTGATTCTGAACCTGGTCCAAGTTCTGGTGATCGCATCTGTCATCATCAGCTGGGTCGGCGGTGACCCTGGAAACCAACTTGTCGGGACCGTGCGTAGCCTGACAGAGCCGATGTTCCGACCACTCCGCCGGTTGACCCGCAATTTATTGCCGGGCCCTATCGATTGGGCGCCAATGATTGTTCTGCTCATCATCATGTTTATCCAGTACGGGATCATCCCTTATCTTCGTATGGAAGCACGTCTTGGTGCTTAGTATGAGGCGGCTTCGTGTTGTTTTGGCAGTAGTGGTTTGGATTGCCCTGCTGCTTGGGATGTTCATGCAGGTGACGGAGCGTCTTGCCTCGTCCACGGCAGCGCGGCAGGCGATGGTACCGCCACCCCCTTTGAGTCAACTCTCGACGTCTGTGCTGAACACGTTGACTCTGGGATATCGCGGGCTTTATGACGACTTTGCCGATATCTGGCTCCTCCAAGCACTCGGGGACAAAGATATCAAGAGCTTTGATCCGCGGGAGCTTATAAAGACCATACGTACGGTGACCCGGCATGGTCCCAAACTTGAGTCGCTTTACTTGCTCAGTTGTTTTGTCCTCGCCTTCGAGTTCAAGATACCAGAGGAGTGTCAGGCCATTATCGTCGATGGTATGAATGCAATGCCGGGCAGTTGGCGTATTCCCATGACGCAGGGTTATATCACGGCATTTGTTCTGAACGATCCCGCGACTGGAGCGCTTTATTATGAGCTTGCAGGATCAAGGCCGGGAGCTCCCGCTTATTTTACCTCTCTCGCCACCAAACTTGCCGCGCGCAGCGCCATAGACAGCAATGAGCGGGCGGCGATTAAGCGGTCGTTCTTCGAGTCCATTGGTATCGATCGCGGCATACGTCCGGACCTAGAGGTACCGCAAGTAGAAGAAGGTGAGAGGCAGCAGCCAGCATCGACGATGCCAGCGGAGGCAGAACATGCAAACTGAGGTTCCAAGCACAGGTGCAGAGGATTTAGCTCTCAATGGCATAAGTAAAGTATTCCGCACCGATCTTCTGCGTGGTCCGCAGCTGGCGGTCAAAGATTTAACCTGTCGATTTGCCGCGGGCAGATGTACCGGTCTTCTGGGTCACAATGGCGCAGGTAAAACGACTACTATTAAGCTGATTCTCGGCCTCCTTAAGTCCGACAAGGGCTCGATCCAATGCGGAGAGCGAGAGATAACGACGCGGGACAGAGCCAAGATTGGTTACCTACCAGAACTCAATAAGCTGCCTGCCCTGCTAACACCGCGGGAGGTCCTGAGCTATCAGCTCCAGATGTTTATGTCCGAGCGGTTCAAAACCGCTGCCGATCGGCGTGAGGCAGTGAAAACTGCGTTGGCTCACGTGAATCTGCAAGACCACGCTGATAAGCAGATCGGTCGCCTCTCTAAGGGCATGGCGCGTCGCCTCGGCTGGGCCCAGGCAACCATCCATGCACCGTCAATTTTGATTCTGGACGAGCCTGCATCTGGATTAGATCCGTTGGCGCGCCGCCAGATGATCGACTGGATCGGCGCCGAAAAGAAACGTCATACGACGATTCTGTTGTGCACTCATGAACTGGCGCAGGTCACTGCTCTCTGTGATTTTTACCACGTGCTGCGTCGTGGGGAACTTGTGGCCTCGGGTAGCCTTGGGCCTAATCCGGCGCAGTCCTACACGATTCAAGTCTCGGGACTCCGCGCTGATGCCATTGAGCGGTTCGCCGCCAAAGAGGGACTGCCACCGTGGCGTAGTTTAAGACAAGAAGGTGTCCTTGCGGAACTTAGTTTTGTCGGCTACGAGCACAGCGCCAAATGGTTGCAAGCCCTGCTAGCGGCAGGATTTGTGGTCACTCAATTTGGTGCCGACGAGCGTGCGTTTGAAGATGCACTTCTGCAGCATTATGGGGGGGACGTCTGATGTTGCGTAAGCTTTGCGCCGTTGCCTGGCAAAATTGGACTCTGCTGCGACGTGACCAAATTGTCCGTGCCGTTGCGGTCGCTGGCGTCGTCCTTACGGTACTTGCCGGTCTGGCGAGCACGTGGTCGATTGAGGACCGTGTCAAGATTCTGTTCGACGTCGGTTATTTCGGGATGCAGCTTCTGGGTAGCCTAACGGCGTTATTCTGGGGTGCCAAAATGGTTAGCGATTCGCGCCACGATGGGGCCATCGAGTGGCAACTAGCCGCACCGCTGTCGCGTACATCGTGGTTACTTGGTAAATACTTGGGCTTAGCGCTGACTCAGCTTCTTCTAGCCGTCATGCTGCTTGTCATTTGGCAACTTGGACTCCTGATGTTCGGTTACGGACTGATGACAGATGCTCAAGTGGCCGTTTATTTGATGATGGTGCTTGGTTGGTTAGTGCTAAGTTCCGTTGCTGTCACCTTGGCTGTTATCATGCGTTTTGCGCTCGCATTATTTGCGAGCATTGGGCTTTGGCTGACCGGACTGATGAGTCAAGCCGTGGCAGGAACTCTTAGCCCCGAGTCTTCCCAATACTCACAAGAGCTGGTTCGTGGCATCACTCGTGTGTGGAATCTCCAGCATTTTAATCTCATCGATCGCGTTCAAGAGCAGCGTGCCATTACTGCAGCAGCATTGAGCGATCAGATAGGCTACGGAGTTTTGCTGATAGCAATCACCTTAACTGTATCCAGTCTCATGTTTAGTAAGGGCGATGTCATCGCCAGTTGAAAGGACAACGATGTTGAAACAATGTTATTATGCAGCGATTTGCTGTTTATGTTTAGTTCAAGGACACGCCATGGCGACGACCAAGACCAAGAGCGATGGTGCCTACCTCTGGTTGGAGGAAGTTGAAGGCCCCAAAGCATTAGCTTGGGTCCGGGCGGAAAACGAGCGCTCCAGTGCTGAACTTCACAAATATCCGCGTTTCGATGAGTTCAAAGGCGCTGCTTTAAAGATCCTTGAGGCGAAAGACAAATTGGCCGTGGGTCATATTCAAGGTGAATTTGTCTATAACTTTTGGCAGGACAGCGAGCACGTCCGCGGGATCTGGCGTCGTACCAGCTGGCAATCCTACCAGAGTGGCAAGCCTGATTGGCAGCTCTTGCTCGACGTTGATGACTTGGCCAAGCGTGACGGCAAGAACTACGTGTACCGTGGTGCCGTGTGTTTGCGCCCCGCTTACGAGCGATGCCTGGTTAAACTCTCGGACGGCGGCAGTGACGCCAGCTATTTCCGCGAATTTGACCTGACGACCAAGCAGTTCGTGACGGAGGGCTACGATCTCGCGCCGTCGAAATCGGGACTCATTTGGTCGACACAAGATCGCGTATTTTTCAAGGATGCAACGACTCAGGAGAATCGCACAAGCTCCGGCTACCCGCGGGTGGTGCGCGCTTGGGCGCGGGGCAAGGCAGCCGCCAGTGCTCCCGTCGTGTTTGAAGGCGCGGCCTCGGATGTGTCGGTACATGCGGTGGTGATTCACGATGGTGACCAGGAGCATGTATTTTTTACTCGGGCCATGACGTTTTTTACCGAGAAACTTTATTACGATCTCGACGGCGAGCTGGCTGCGCTACCATTGCCTACTGATATAAGCCTGCAGGGTGTCTACCAGGGGCAGCTACTGTTTATCAACCGCTCCGCCTTGGGCGCGATCCCAGCCGGATCACTGGTGGCCACTGATCTGCGCCCTTTGATCAAGGGTAAACCAGAATTCACAGCGGTCTTCACGCCGTCCGTGTCTCAAGCACTGAAATCCGTCGCGCGCAGTCAGAACTATTTATTCGTGTCGCTGCTTGATGACGTGCGCGGCAAAGTTGTGCGTCTGGAACGTAAAGCTAGCGAAGACGCTGTGCAGTGGGAGACACAGAATGTGTCGTTGCCTGGTCAGGGCAGCGTCGGACTAGTATCGGTCGATGATGATAGTGACCGTCTGCTTCTCAGTTACGAGGATTTCTTGGTCCCGCCTAGCCTCTATGCAGTAGAGGGTGGCTCACTCAAGAAGACCTTGGTGCAGCAGGTGCCACCGCGCTTTGATGCTACCGGGCTGACGATCACCCAGGAGTTTGCCGTTAGCAAGGACGGGACACGTGTGCCTTACTTCCTGGTGCACAAAGAGGGCATCAAATACGACGGCAAGAATCCAACACTACTTTACGGATATGGTGGGTTTGAGGTCCCTATGCAGCCCAATTACGCCGCTGCGGTGGGTAAACTGTGGCTGGAGCGCGGTGGAGTTTATGCGCTTGCCAATATTCGTGGTGGGGGCGAGTTCGGTCCGCGCTGGCATCAGGCCGCACTCAAGGAAAAACGCCAGACGGCGTTTGACGACTTTGCTGCAGTCGCTGAAGACCTGATCAGCCATAAGATCACCTCGCCACGCCACTTGGGCATTCAAGGTGGCAGTAACGGTGGACTCCTGATGGGCGCGACGTTCACGCAGCGACCGGAGCTCTTTCATGCGGTGATTTGCCAAGTTCCCCTATTGGATATGCTCCGCTACCATAAGCTCCTAGCCGGAGCGAGCTGGATGGCCGAGTACGGCGACCCTGATGATCCAGCCATGCGCTCCGTGATTCAACGTTACTCACCCTTTCAGAACCTCAAGGGCGACAAAAGTTATCCTAGGGTGTTTTTTGTCACCTCAACCAAGGATGACCGCGTTCACCCGGGGCATGCTCGTAAGATGGCGGCACGCATGCAGGATTTACGCAAGCCCTTCTTATACTTCGAGAATATCGAGGGTGGCCATGGTGCCAGTGCCAACCTGCAGCAGCATGCCGAACGCTATGCGCTGGAATATAGTTACCTTTGGGCGCAACTGAGCGGCAGTTGACGTCCTGTCTCCATCGGTGCTAAGGCGGTGCCGATGGGGGAGAGGTGGCTTAATGTTCGATGACGTAGCTTCAGAGCAGCATATAAGGCGCGAGCGCGAGGCAGCGCGTCTTATGCGTAAGTCGCGCTGGTGGCAGACGGCTATCGCCAAGGCCCGCTGTTATTACTGTGCCAAAGACTTGGCCAAGGCAGAGGCAACGATGGACCATCTCGTGCCTATCGCTCGTGGCGGTCGCTCCACCCCAGGTAACGTGGTGGTGGCCTGCAAAAGCTGCAACACACAAAAGCGCGACCTGACGGCGGCCGACTGGCTACTATACTTGGAGACTCTGCAGGTGAGCACCCACGTAACCGGCGCTTAGAGCTGCGGTCCGCGACAGAGCTGCATAAAGTAAAAAATCAGTCCCAAAAATAGCACCACCTGTACGTAACCCCATAGCTTTTTACCCAAAGAGCTCGATGCCTTAGACCGACCGGGAGACTTCGAGGCGCCGGCTATCCGATCAGTGCGCTGGCGGCGGCGGGCCTCAGCCATGTTGACCACGTTTTTGTCGTCTTTGTTTTCACCCATTAGCTGATCCACTTAATTGTTGGTGCCGGTTTGGAAGCTCCGGCATTGACTGATGAATCACTGGATTTATCCCGAGACTTCCGCCAGCGTAACCCAAGACCCTGCTATAATGAGGAAATTTACTATCCACCAACAATTAAGTGGATCAGTTTGAGAGTATCAATATACAACATTAGCCTTTCCAGGCACAACGTAGGGAGCAAGTCAGCTCAGCCCGAGGAGACCCTGTTTGCAGAGCGCTGTGTTAAAGACTCTGGTCATCATCCCGACGTACAACGAAGCGGAAAATATCGGACCTCTGACGGACGGTATTCGGCACCATGCACCTGGGGTCGACATTCTATTTGTCGACGACAACAGCCAGGACGGCACCCAGCGTGTGATAGCGGAGCTCCAGGGCTTGCACCCTGGGCGTATTCATTTGATCAGTCGTCCGGGTAAACTGGGCCTAGGCACGGCCTATGTTGCGGCCTTTAAATGGGGCCTAGCCAACGGCTATGATGTGCTCGTTGAGATGGACGCCGATCACTCCCATCGTCCTGAGGATTTGGCCGCGATTTTAAGGTTAGTGCCGTCTAGCCCAGTGGTGATCGGTAGCCGCTACATCCCAGGTGGTGGGACGCGCAACTGGAGTCGCATGCGGCAGTTTATCAGCCGTGGCGGAAGTCTTTACGCCCGCACTATTCTCGGTCTCAAGGCTCGTGATTTAACTGGTGGCTTCAACGCCTGGCATCGCCAAGTAGTAGAGGATATCGGCCCAGATCAAATCCGCAGTGAGGGCTACACATTCCAGGTTGAGCTTAAATTTCGAGCCCATCTGGCTGGTTACGATTTGCGTGAAGTCCCCATCCTCTTTGTGGAGCGCCGCGCGGGCCAGTCCAAGATGGCTGGTAGCATAGTTGCCGAGGCCATATACAGAATTTGGATGCTAGCCGCGCAGCGCGGTTATATCGAGCGTCAATTAGCCGAGAGAACGGGCCGCAGCGGAGCCGCCGCCGCCCCTGTGCGCCGCTAACTGCACTTGAGACTGCTGAGTCCGAGTTTCTGGTTTAGATACTCGTTGCGCATCCGGTATAGGCACCAGATTTTGCGCTCTTGATCGTAGACAAACCACTCGATACCGAAGCCTACAGCATGACTGAGTATGGTCGTGGCCAAAATCCTGGCCCGACTAATCAGCTTAACTGTCTTAGCGTAGACTGCCTCGACATAACGATCCGTGCAGTAGTCCGGGTAGCGAATGCGGTACACCTGCGTCAGTAAATCCTCGCGTGAGCATTCTAGAGTGGGAGACCTGCAGAACGCCCGAAATAGGCGCATCGTCACCGGGCGATCATGCAGGTCCAGGCTTGCTCCGTTGCAGATCAGGTAATCGTGCCCAAACCGAATGGTCGGCAGGACTTTAGGAACGTTACGTTGGTCCATGATCAGTGCGCGTAGGGACTCTGGTGGCGCTCCACCATCCTGCTCCCACTCACTAACCAACTTGGCAATAAGTCTAAATTTCTCTGATCGCAGGGTTAGACCCAGCTCGTCGTCATGAAATGCTTCCACGGTAAAAAATCCTCGGTACGTGGCTCTCGTCGTCGGACGCCCATAAGATCGCCAGTCATTACAAAGTAGTCAATCCTGTCGCGTCCTAGTCCGTCTTCATGTCATCGCGGATTGACCGGGGCGTCACAACTGTGTTTGATCGAGGTGGCGGCCAGAGTGGCCTTGCAAGCAAAAGTGCCCCCCAAACAAATGGGAGTTTTTTTTATGGTAGCATCATTAGGTTACGCGGCGTTGGCAGCGACAAAACCGCTGGCGTCGTTTAAGTTTGAGCGCCGTGAACCACGGGATCATGACGTCTTGATCGAAATCACTCATTGCGGCGTGTGTCATTCCGACATTCATCAAGCACGTAATGAGTGGGGCAATTCCATCTATCCGATGGTCCCAGGTCACGAGATTGTCGGTAAAGTCACCAGAGTTGGTAGTAAGGTGACTAAGTTTAAGGTCGGCGATCTCGCCGCTGTGGGATGTCTTGTAGACTCATGTCGCACCTGCGTTAATTGCAAGGACGGACTTGAGCAATTCTGTGTAAACGGCATGGTCGGGACCTACAATAGTTTTGAGCGAGATGGCAACACACCGACCTACGGTGGTTACGCGCAAAACATCGTCGTTGATGAGGCCTTTACTCTGCAAGTGCCGAGTAACCTCGATTTAGCACGCGTGGCACCTTTGCTTTGTGCTGGCATCACAACCTATTCGCCACTCAGGCACTGGAAGGTAGGTCCGGGGCAAAAGGTCGGCATCGTTGGTCTTGGTGGCCTAGGCCATATGGGCGTTAAATTTGCTCGCGCATTCGGTGCACACACAGTTTGTTTTACTACGTCAGAGAACAAAAAAGCCGATGCATTGCGCCTTGGTGCCCATGAGGTAGTGCTATCCCGCAACGCCGACGAGATGCAGAAGCATGTGGGTAGCTTCGATTTCATTTTAGACACTGTGTCAGCCCCGCACGACCTCAATGTCTTGGTCTCTCTCTTGCGGCGTGACGGTACCCTGTGTTTAGTCGGGGTTCCGGACAAGGATCCCACCATTCAG
Protein-coding regions in this window:
- a CDS encoding polyprenol monophosphomannose synthase, encoding MVIIPTYNEAENIGPLTDGIRHHAPGVDILFVDDNSQDGTQRVIAELQGLHPGRIHLISRPGKLGLGTAYVAAFKWGLANGYDVLVEMDADHSHRPEDLAAILRLVPSSPVVIGSRYIPGGGTRNWSRMRQFISRGGSLYARTILGLKARDLTGGFNAWHRQVVEDIGPDQIRSEGYTFQVELKFRAHLAGYDLREVPILFVERRAGQSKMAGSIVAEAIYRIWMLAAQRGYIERQLAERTGRSGAAAAPVRR
- a CDS encoding S9 family peptidase, with amino-acid sequence MATTKTKSDGAYLWLEEVEGPKALAWVRAENERSSAELHKYPRFDEFKGAALKILEAKDKLAVGHIQGEFVYNFWQDSEHVRGIWRRTSWQSYQSGKPDWQLLLDVDDLAKRDGKNYVYRGAVCLRPAYERCLVKLSDGGSDASYFREFDLTTKQFVTEGYDLAPSKSGLIWSTQDRVFFKDATTQENRTSSGYPRVVRAWARGKAAASAPVVFEGAASDVSVHAVVIHDGDQEHVFFTRAMTFFTEKLYYDLDGELAALPLPTDISLQGVYQGQLLFINRSALGAIPAGSLVATDLRPLIKGKPEFTAVFTPSVSQALKSVARSQNYLFVSLLDDVRGKVVRLERKASEDAVQWETQNVSLPGQGSVGLVSVDDDSDRLLLSYEDFLVPPSLYAVEGGSLKKTLVQQVPPRFDATGLTITQEFAVSKDGTRVPYFLVHKEGIKYDGKNPTLLYGYGGFEVPMQPNYAAAVGKLWLERGGVYALANIRGGGEFGPRWHQAALKEKRQTAFDDFAAVAEDLISHKITSPRHLGIQGGSNGGLLMGATFTQRPELFHAVICQVPLLDMLRYHKLLAGASWMAEYGDPDDPAMRSVIQRYSPFQNLKGDKSYPRVFFVTSTKDDRVHPGHARKMAARMQDLRKPFLYFENIEGGHGASANLQQHAERYALEYSYLWAQLSGS
- a CDS encoding YggS family pyridoxal phosphate-dependent enzyme, yielding MDDTQKRYTQVLGAVADAVRAAGSTAKPVRLIAVSKMHGAAAVRDLYALGQRQFGENYVQELVSKAHELNDLADLRWIFIGRLQTNKMAQLVKVAAEIQSVGNERHARLLAKAAREHAPRLPIAVHILVNAGDESSKDGANSEEALRLASIIATELPELDLRGIMAIPPPLPPDAPEAPPEIYRDLRRLADQIGARELSLGMTADLRQAVSAGSDCVRIGTALFGPRRKGA
- a CDS encoding HNH endonuclease, which gives rise to MFDDVASEQHIRREREAARLMRKSRWWQTAIAKARCYYCAKDLAKAEATMDHLVPIARGGRSTPGNVVVACKSCNTQKRDLTAADWLLYLETLQVSTHVTGA
- a CDS encoding ABC transporter ATP-binding protein yields the protein MQTEVPSTGAEDLALNGISKVFRTDLLRGPQLAVKDLTCRFAAGRCTGLLGHNGAGKTTTIKLILGLLKSDKGSIQCGEREITTRDRAKIGYLPELNKLPALLTPREVLSYQLQMFMSERFKTAADRREAVKTALAHVNLQDHADKQIGRLSKGMARRLGWAQATIHAPSILILDEPASGLDPLARRQMIDWIGAEKKRHTTILLCTHELAQVTALCDFYHVLRRGELVASGSLGPNPAQSYTIQVSGLRADAIERFAAKEGLPPWRSLRQEGVLAELSFVGYEHSAKWLQALLAAGFVVTQFGADERAFEDALLQHYGGDV
- a CDS encoding NAD(P)-dependent alcohol dehydrogenase, whose amino-acid sequence is MVASLGYAALAATKPLASFKFERREPRDHDVLIEITHCGVCHSDIHQARNEWGNSIYPMVPGHEIVGKVTRVGSKVTKFKVGDLAAVGCLVDSCRTCVNCKDGLEQFCVNGMVGTYNSFERDGNTPTYGGYAQNIVVDEAFTLQVPSNLDLARVAPLLCAGITTYSPLRHWKVGPGQKVGIVGLGGLGHMGVKFARAFGAHTVCFTTSENKKADALRLGAHEVVLSRNADEMQKHVGSFDFILDTVSAPHDLNVLVSLLRRDGTLCLVGVPDKDPTIQGFNLIFGRRRIAGSLIGGLPETQEMLDFCAKHEIMSDIELIPIQKINDAYDRMLKSDVKYRFVIDMVSLK
- a CDS encoding YggT family protein; protein product: MFGPIADAIARILDVILNLVQVLVIASVIISWVGGDPGNQLVGTVRSLTEPMFRPLRRLTRNLLPGPIDWAPMIVLLIIMFIQYGIIPYLRMEARLGA